A portion of the Micromonospora vinacea genome contains these proteins:
- the rpmI gene encoding 50S ribosomal protein L35 — translation MPKMKSHTGMGKRVKVTGKGKIVAQQAGLRHNLEKKPSTQTRRLTGTVVLAKADVKRIKKLLGR, via the coding sequence ATGCCGAAGATGAAGAGCCACACGGGTATGGGTAAGCGGGTCAAGGTGACCGGCAAGGGCAAGATCGTTGCCCAGCAGGCCGGCCTCCGCCACAACCTGGAGAAGAAGCCCTCCACCCAGACCCGCCGGCTGACCGGCACGGTCGTGCTGGCCAAGGCCGACGTCAAGCGCATCAAGAAGCTGCTCGGCCGCTGA
- a CDS encoding TrmH family RNA methyltransferase produces MAFTPRTPRVVAARRLQRRRDRDATGRFLAEGPQAVREALARPGVVTELFGTTTALDRYPELAATAARADVPVSEVTDDAIAALAETVAPQGLVAVCRHLDVSLEQALAGAPRLVAVLAEIRDPGNAGTVLRTADAAGAGAVIFAGDAVDPYNGKCVRASAGSLFHVDVVRATDPIAVVEALRAAGLSIFATTGYGDSDLDDLTDYGRLVGPTAWLFGSEAHGLPEELTAAADARVRVPLYGRAESLNLAAAAAVCLYASARAQR; encoded by the coding sequence ATGGCCTTCACCCCGCGTACCCCCAGGGTTGTCGCCGCCCGCCGCCTGCAACGCCGCCGGGACCGCGACGCCACCGGCCGTTTCCTGGCCGAGGGCCCGCAGGCGGTCCGCGAGGCCCTCGCGCGGCCGGGGGTGGTCACCGAACTGTTCGGTACGACCACCGCGCTCGACCGGTATCCGGAGTTGGCCGCCACGGCGGCCCGCGCCGACGTGCCGGTCTCCGAGGTGACCGACGATGCCATCGCGGCGCTGGCCGAGACCGTCGCCCCGCAGGGCCTCGTCGCCGTCTGCCGGCACCTCGACGTGTCGCTGGAGCAGGCCCTCGCGGGTGCGCCCCGGCTGGTGGCGGTGCTCGCCGAGATCCGCGACCCGGGCAACGCCGGCACGGTGCTGCGCACCGCCGACGCGGCCGGCGCGGGTGCGGTGATCTTCGCCGGAGACGCCGTCGACCCGTACAACGGTAAGTGTGTGCGGGCCTCGGCCGGCAGCCTCTTCCACGTCGACGTGGTGCGCGCCACCGACCCGATCGCGGTGGTCGAGGCGCTGCGCGCCGCCGGGTTGTCGATCTTCGCCACCACGGGGTACGGCGACAGCGACCTGGACGACCTGACCGACTACGGTCGGCTCGTCGGGCCCACCGCCTGGTTGTTCGGCTCCGAGGCGCACGGGCTGCCCGAGGAGTTGACCGCCGCCGCCGACGCCCGCGTGCGGGTGCCGCTGTACGGGCGCGCGGAGAGCCTTAACCTGGCTGCCGCCGCCGCGGTCTGCCTGTACGCTTCAGCGAGAGCACAGCGCTGA
- the pheS gene encoding phenylalanine--tRNA ligase subunit alpha, whose amino-acid sequence MSYRNDPYDPKQVALLDPAALDEAVADATKAFTAAADPDALTALRSVHLGDRSPVSLARREIGALPPAAKSDAGKRVNEARRAIETAYADRAEVLEREQAERVLVEERVDVTLPYDRRPRGARHPLSTLMESISDLFVGMGYEVAEGPEVDLEWVNFDALNIPADHPARGLMDTFHIAPEGSGLVLRTHTSTVQTRTMLSRKPPIYVIVPGRVYRTDEIDATHSPVFHQAEGLVVDKGITMAHLRGTLDHFARAMFGPEAKTRWRPHYFPFTEPSAEFDVWFPEHRDGPQWVEWGGCGMVNPRVLRACGVDPEVYSGFAFGMGIDRTLMVRHGVSDIRHLFEGDVRFSRALGTGA is encoded by the coding sequence ATGAGCTACCGCAACGATCCGTACGACCCGAAGCAGGTCGCCCTGCTCGACCCCGCCGCCCTGGACGAGGCCGTCGCGGACGCCACGAAGGCGTTCACGGCGGCCGCCGACCCGGACGCGCTGACCGCGCTGCGCTCGGTGCACCTGGGTGACCGGTCACCGGTCTCCCTCGCGCGCCGGGAGATCGGGGCGCTGCCGCCGGCCGCGAAGTCCGACGCCGGCAAGCGGGTCAACGAGGCCCGCCGGGCGATCGAGACCGCGTACGCCGACCGCGCCGAAGTGCTGGAGCGCGAGCAGGCCGAGCGGGTGCTGGTCGAGGAGCGGGTGGACGTCACCCTGCCCTACGACCGGCGTCCACGTGGCGCTCGGCACCCGTTGAGCACCCTGATGGAGTCGATCAGCGACCTCTTCGTCGGGATGGGCTACGAGGTGGCCGAGGGGCCCGAGGTCGACCTGGAGTGGGTCAACTTCGACGCGTTGAACATCCCCGCCGACCACCCGGCGCGCGGGTTGATGGACACCTTCCACATCGCACCCGAGGGCTCCGGCCTTGTTCTCCGCACGCACACCTCGACGGTGCAGACCCGCACGATGCTCAGCCGCAAGCCGCCGATCTACGTGATCGTGCCCGGCCGCGTCTACCGCACCGACGAGATCGACGCCACCCACAGCCCGGTGTTCCACCAGGCCGAGGGTCTGGTGGTCGACAAGGGCATCACGATGGCGCACCTGCGGGGCACGCTTGACCACTTCGCCCGGGCGATGTTCGGTCCGGAGGCGAAGACCCGGTGGCGGCCGCACTACTTCCCGTTCACCGAGCCGTCGGCGGAGTTCGACGTGTGGTTCCCGGAGCACCGTGACGGCCCACAGTGGGTCGAGTGGGGTGGCTGCGGCATGGTCAACCCGCGGGTGCTGCGCGCCTGCGGCGTCGACCCGGAGGTCTACTCCGGATTCGCCTTCGGCATGGGCATCGACCGGACCCTGATGGTCCGGCACGGGGTCAGCGACATCCGCCATCTCTTCGAGGGCGACGTGCGGTTCAGCCGCGCGCTCGGGACCGGGGCGTAG
- the rplT gene encoding 50S ribosomal protein L20, which translates to MARVKRAVNAQKKRRTLLETASGYRGQRSRLYRKAKEQVLHSMQYAYRDRRDRKGDFRQLWIQRINAGARANGMTYNRLIQGLRLAGIEVDRKILADMAVNDAASFAAIVELARAAVAAEGTGGAAAQAA; encoded by the coding sequence ATGGCACGCGTCAAGCGGGCTGTAAACGCCCAGAAGAAGCGTCGTACCCTGCTGGAGACCGCGAGCGGTTACCGTGGTCAGCGCTCCCGCCTGTACCGCAAGGCCAAGGAGCAGGTGCTGCACTCGATGCAGTACGCCTACCGGGACCGTCGCGACCGCAAGGGCGACTTCCGGCAGCTGTGGATTCAGCGGATCAACGCAGGCGCCCGGGCCAACGGGATGACCTACAACCGTCTGATCCAGGGCCTGCGTCTGGCCGGCATCGAGGTCGACCGCAAGATCCTGGCCGACATGGCTGTCAACGACGCCGCCTCTTTCGCGGCGATCGTCGAGCTGGCCCGGGCCGCGGTCGCGGCCGAGGGCACCGGCGGCGCGGCGGCTCAGGCCGCCTGA
- the infC gene encoding translation initiation factor IF-3 produces the protein MNEQIRAREVRLVGPEGEQVGIVPLERALQLAADVDLDLVEVAPMARPPVCKLMDFGKFKYESALKAREARRNQQQTVIKEMKLRPKIDPHDYETKKGHVVRFLKAGDKVKVTIMFRGREQSRPELGYRLLRRLESEITDLGYVEAAPKQDGRNMIMVLAPHRAVKASAVAATASRGAPRDRADESAPAADETAAVGETAAAGDTGLAADTSGE, from the coding sequence GTGAACGAGCAGATCCGGGCACGTGAGGTCCGACTGGTCGGCCCAGAGGGTGAGCAGGTGGGCATCGTCCCGCTGGAGCGCGCTCTTCAGCTGGCCGCGGACGTCGATCTGGACCTGGTCGAGGTTGCGCCGATGGCGCGCCCGCCGGTGTGCAAGCTCATGGACTTCGGCAAGTTCAAGTACGAGAGTGCACTCAAGGCGCGCGAAGCGCGGCGTAATCAGCAGCAGACCGTCATCAAGGAAATGAAGCTTCGACCGAAGATCGACCCGCACGACTACGAGACCAAGAAGGGTCACGTGGTGCGGTTCCTCAAGGCGGGCGACAAGGTCAAGGTGACGATCATGTTCCGCGGTCGCGAGCAGAGCCGCCCGGAGCTGGGTTACCGGCTCCTGCGCCGGCTCGAGTCCGAGATCACGGACCTGGGATACGTCGAGGCCGCTCCGAAGCAGGACGGCCGAAACATGATCATGGTTCTCGCCCCGCATCGGGCCGTCAAGGCCTCCGCGGTCGCCGCTACGGCGTCTCGCGGTGCACCTCGGGACCGGGCGGACGAGTCCGCTCCGGCAGCCGATGAGACCGCGGCGGTCGGCGAGACCGCAGCAGCCGGTGACACCGGCCTCGCCGCCGACACCAGCGGCGAGTAA